The DNA sequence GCGACGTCGGACTGGATCTCGGTGAACTGCTTCATGATTTCCACGATGCCGATGGTCTGGCCGACTTCGATGGTGTCGCCTTCATTGGCGAACGGGGGTTTGCCCGGCCCGGGCTTGCGGTAGAAGACGCCGGGAAGGGGTGAAACGATCGTGGCCATGTGCTGCTCGCTTTCAGGAGTGGGTGGATCGGGATGAGTCGAGTGCCTTGCGCACGGCGGAGGCGACGGCGACGGCGTTGGGAGCATCCGAGTGGACGCAGATGCTCTGGAAAGCGATGTTCAGGGGAGTGCCGTCGACGGCGGGAACGGGCCCGCCTGCCACCGCCCGGCTGACGCGTTCCGCGGCGGCCTCAGGGTCGGTGGGTGCAGGGCGTCGCTGGATTAGGAGCTCGCCGCCGGGGCCGTAGTTGAGGTCCACGTAGAGCTCCGCGACGAAGTCCACGCCCACGGCGCGGCACACGGATTCATGGGCGGTCCCGGCCAGGCCGTAGAACGGAACACCGAACTGTTTGGCGGTTCCGGCCGCCGCCTGCATGAGGTCTTCGTCGCCGGCGAGCATGCCGTACAGCGCGCCGTGGGGTTTGATGTGGTTCAGGGACAGCCCGTTCTTCGCCAGGAAGGCAGTCAGTGCCCCGGTCTGGTAGAGAATGATCGATTCGACCTCCTCGGGGGTGAGCACCATGCGGCGGCGGCCAAAACCCATGGGATCGGGGAGCCCCGGGTGGGCGCCCACGGCCACGCCGTGTTCCGCGGCCAGGGCCACCGTCCGGTTCATGACGTCCGGGTCACCGGCGTGGTAGCCGCAGGCGACGTTGGCGACGTCGATGATTTCCATGAGGGCGGCGTCGTTGCCGAACTCGTGCAAGCCGAAGCCTTCACCCATGTCCGAATTCAGGAGCACCCGGGCAGGCGTGGTTTCTGTCACGTTTTTTTGCATGCAGGCAACGGTACAGAGGCGGGGGCCCGGCCGGAATCCGGCGGATCGCCGAATGTGGCCACGCGGATTATGCTTTTTGCACTAACCAGGAGGGCCTGCCATGCGTGTTGCCGATCTCGCCGCGGATTCCGCGCTGAACATCCGCCTTGCCGTGCCGGGAAGTCCCGGACGCCTGGCCCGGCCCATCGCCTGGTGCGCCCCCACGGAGCACATGGACCCAACCCCCTTCCTCAGCGTCAACGCGCTGCTGCTCACCAATGGGATGGGCCTGAACGTCAAGGACTACCGGATCTGGGATGCCTACGTGGAGCGGCTGATGTCCGTGCCCGTCTCGGGACTGGTCTTCGGCCTGGGCGCAGCGCACCGGGAACTGCCGCCGGGGCTGGTGAAGGCCTGCGAAGCGCATGGCCTTCCGCTGCTTGAACTGCCTCCGGAGGTGCCGTTCATCCAGGTGATGCGGCACGTGGATCAACTTATCGCCGCCGAACGCTATGCCGAGCTGCGCGCGGGGTGGGACCTGGCGGATGAGTGCACCAGGCTGGCGGCGGGCGGCCACTCGCTGGCGCAGGTCCTGGAACGGGTGGCCACGACCATCCGGGCGCGGGTGGCGGTCCTTGACCACAACGGGTTTGAACTCATGGCGGCAGGTACGGCCGGGGGCGGGACGGCCCGGACCATCCTGAGCCTGCCCAGCGGCGGAATCCTCCGGTTCAGGCTGGCTATCGAGGGAATCAAGAGCAGCCTGGTGCTGCAGCCGCTGCTGGGGCCGGTGGCTGCGGTGATTGCCATGCAGCTGAGCTACACCCTGGGGTCCCGGTCGCCCCTGCATTCGCGGGAAGCTGCCCGGTTGATCGAGGCGCTCTACGAGGCTCGGGGGACTCCGGCGCCGGCCCTGCGGCGCTACGCGGCGGAGGCCGGGTTCGAGCCGGACAGGGAGTGGGGAGTCGTGCTGATCGGCGGTGCGGGGGAGGTTGCGCCGGCCAAGCTGCGGACCATCGCCTGGCGGGTGCGGGTGGGCCTGCAGGCTGAATTCGTGACCGTGCGGTTCATGGAGGAGGCCGGCCTCACCACGGTGCTGGTGCAGCGCGGGGAAGCCGGGATGGAGCTCATGGAAGCCGTCCAAAAGTCCTTCCAGGACGCGCCGGAACTGTCCGCCGTCGTCTCCGGGTGCGGGAACCTGGACGAACTGCCGCTGGTGCTGCAGCTGGCCCGCCGCCGGGTGGGCGAGCCGGGGCTCCATCAAGCGCCGGTGGCTGACCTTGCCGGCGTGGTGGAGGGCCTGCCCGGCGCCGGGCTGGTGGCCATGTCCCGGCGCCTTCTGGCCCCGTTGATGTCCGACGGCGGCACGGCCTTGCGCGAAACGCTTGAGGTTTACCTGCGGTACAGCGGGAATACGCGCGAAACCTGCACGGAGCTCTTCATCCACCGCAACACCCTGACGTACAGGTTGCGGAAAATTGAGGAGCTTCTCCGGGTTGACTTGGATGACGGCGAAGTGCGGGCCACGTGCCTGCTGGCACTGCGGATCGTCGCCGCCGGAACCTAGTTGGCCGCCATTTCCGCGGGCGCCCTGGCGGCGCTGCTTTCGCGGACCAGCAGGGTGGGTTCCAGCTGTACGGGTTCGGGTTTTTCGCCCCTGAGCACGGCCTGGATGAGCTGCACCGCCGTCCGTCCAATGTCCGCCATGGGGGAGTGGACCGAGGTCAGCGGAATGGGAAGCTCGGCAGCCAGGGAGGTGTCGTTGTAGCCCACCACGGCCACGTCCTGTCCCACGGTGAGGCCGTGGGAGCGCAGGGCCCCCATCGCGCCGATGGCCGCGAAATCGTTGACCGCGAAGATGGCGGTGGGGCGCGGTTTGCCGCTGGTGAGGATCTTGTCCCCGGCCTCCCGGCCGCCGGCGGTATCGAATTTGGACCACACCACGTCGTCGTCGGAAATGGTGCCGCCAAGGGACCGCCAGCGGTCCAGGAAGCCGGCGGTGCGGTCGACGGCGGTGCTTGCGTAGGGCTCGCCGGCAATGACCGCCACCTGCCGGTGGCCCATCTCCCAGAGGTGGCTGGCCACGAGTTCACCGCCCACGACGTCGTCGCAGGTGGCGGACGGGTAGCCCGGCACCCGGCGGTTCATCAGCACGAACGGGACCTTCCGGTCCGTCAGTTCCTGCAGGAGGCTGCCGTCAAGGTGGGCGTCGCCAATGATCAGGCCGTCCACCCGCCGGGCCAGCATGAGGTCGATCTTCCGCCGCTGTTCGTCGGGGTCATCGCGGGAGTTCATTACGAACGCGGAGTACCCCACCTCGGCTGAGGCTTCGTCGATGCCCTCGTACATGATGGCCAGGACCAGGTCCGAAAGGCGGGGGACGATGACGCCGAGCAGTTTGGTGCGGCGGGTGCGGAGGCTGGCGGCCTGGGGATCGGGGGAGTAGCCCAGCTTGCGGGCCAGTTCACGGACGCGCTCGGCGGTGGCGGCAGAGGCCGCTCCCTTGGCCACGTCGGAACCGGAGTGCAGGACCCTGGAGACGGTGGACGGATGGACGCCCAGCTCCCGAGCCAAATCCTTGAGCGTGACTGTTCCGCCGCCGTCGGCCTTTTCTTTCATGTCCTTCTCCTGCCCACCGGGGCCACTGTAGCCCAGGTCCGCCCGCGGTGCCCGGAAGGGCACCAAGGCAACCCTTGACGTGACCCGCTTCACATCCTATAGTCATTCATCAGCGCTACCCAAACGTTTGGGTAGCTGCGCATCACAAACCTTCCCCGGCGCCCCCACCCCCCGGCGCCGCCCCTCGTGTCCATCGCAACTGCCCGTTCTGCGGAAAGTTACCCAATCGATTGGGTTGCGGATTGCGCAGCAAACCACCGGAGCTGAAATGACTGTTACCGACTCCCACGTCGTGCTGCTGGCTACCGGAGGCACCATCTCGTCGCGTTCTTCCGAGGCCGGCGGCGCGGTCGCCTCCGATACCGGCGAGCAGGTGTTCAAAGCCCTCGGCCCGCGGGTGTCACACCCCGTCCGGGTGCTCGACGTATTCCAGAAGGGGTCCTACCTCCTGACGTTCGACGACATGCTGAGGATCTGCGCCACCATCCAGGAAGTCCTCAAGGACCCTAACGTCCTGGGCGTGGTAGTCACCCACGGCACGGACACCATGGAGGAGACCGCCTACCTCGCGGACCTGACGCACACGGACGAGCGGCCGGTGGTGTTCACCGGCTCGCAGCGGGCAGCAGACTCCGACGCTCCCGACGGGCCGGACAACCTGGCCCGGGCCATCGCCGTCGCCGGTTCCAAGGACGGGCGGGGCAAGGGGGTCATGGTCCACTTTGCCGGCACCATCTTTCCGGCCGCCGGCGTCCGGAAAAGCCAAACTCTTCGGCTGAATGCCTTTGCGAACCCCGATTTTGGGGTACTGGGCCAGGTATCAGCCCAGGGAGAAGTTGCCATGGACGGCAGCGGCGGCAGGCTCGAGGCCCTGCCCCTGCCCCAGCCGGGCGGCGGCTCCCCGCGGGTGGACCTGGTTGCCGCCTATCCCGGCGCCGACTCCACCCTGATGCATGCCGCCCTTGAAGCAGGAGCGGAAGGCATCGTCCTGCAAGGAACCGGAAGCGGCAATGCAAACGCCAGCCTCTGCGCAGAGGTGGCCGCCGCCGTCGCGTCCGGCGCCGTGGTGGTCACCAGCACCCGCGTGGACGCGGGACCGGTGGTGCCCATCTACGGGGCCGGCGGCGGTGGCGAAGACCTGCGCGTTGCCGGTGCCATCAGCTCCGGCCACCTCCGGCCGTCACAGTCGCTGATCCTGCTCAGCCTCCTGCTCAGGATCAATCCTGACCGGGACCGGATCACCGAAATTTTTGCCCAACGAGGGAGGCCCCCTGAACCTTCCGCCTGACACCCAGAACACCCCGGTTTTGAACGAATTGAAAGGAAAATCTCATGGCTAAGGACATTCAAGTCGCCTTCGGCGTGGACGTAGACGCAGTGGCAGGCATGCTCGGCTCCTACGGAGGAGAGGACTCCCCGTGCGACATCAGCCGAGGCCTGTTCAGCGGTGAAGTCGGCGGACCCCGGCTGATCCGGTTGTTCCAGAAATACAACCTCCCGGCCACCTGGTTCGTGCCGGGCCACTCGATCGAAACCTTCCCGGAACTGACCCAGATGATCGTGGATGCCGGGCACGAGATCGGGGTGCACGGATATTCCCACGAGAACCCCATCGCCATGACCCGGGAGCAGGAGACCGCCATCCTGGACCGTGCGATCGAACTGATCGAAAAGGTGTCCGGCCGCCGGCCCACCGGCTACGTTGCGCCGTGGTGGGAATTCTCGCCCGTCACCAACGAGATCCTCCTGGAGCGCGGCATCAAGTATGACCACTCCCTGATGCACCGGGACTTCGAGCCGTACTACGTCCGGGTAGGGGACTCCTGGAAGAAGATCGACTACACCAAGGACGCCCAGACCTGGATGGAGCCGTTGAAGCGCGGGCAGGAAACCGACCTGGTGGAAATCCCGGCCAACTGGTACCTCGATGACCTGCCTCCCATGATGTTCATCAAGGCATCCCCGAACTCGCACGGGTTCGTCAACCCCCGCGACATCGAAGAGATGTGGCGGGACCAGTTCGACTGGGTCTACCGCGAAATGGACCAGGCCGTCTTCACCATGACCATCCACCCGGACGTCTCCGGCCGCCCGCAGGTGCTCCTCATGCTCGAGCGGCTCATCGAACACATCAACTCCCATGAGGGCGTCACCTGGTGCACCTTTGACCAGATCGCCGATTCCTTCCTCGCACGCAGCCCCCGTAAGGACAACAAGTCATGAGCATCCAAGAACCGGTTGTCGACCTGTCGCAGCCCCGCCCGGACGAGAAGCGCCGCTTCCCGGTCTTTTCCAAGCGCCACACCACCACCGCCACCGTGCTTGCCCTGCTGGCCTGGACAGTGGCCGTCTTCGACTACGGCCTGTTCGGCACCCTGCTGCCGGCCATGCAGCAGGAATTCGGCTGGTCTGCGCCTGAGGCGTACGCCATCAACACCTGGATTGCCGTCGGCACCGCCATCGTCTGCTTCGGCATCGGGCCCGTCATTGACCGCCTGGGCCGCCGCAAAGGCATGATGACCACCATTGGTGGGACCGCCGTCGTCTCCGGCCTCACGGCACTGATCCCCACGGGGATCCCGTTCCTCAGCAACGCCATGCTGGTGGTGGTCCGTTCCTTCGGCGGCCTCGGCTTCTCCGAGCAGGCCGTGAACGCCACCTACATGAACGAGGTCTACCAGGTCACCGAAGTCGCGGACAAGCGCAAGCGGCCCGGCTTCCACTACTCCTTCATCCAGGGCGGCTGGCCGCTCGGCTTCCTGCTGGCCAGCGCCCTGGCCCTGGCCTTCCTGCCCTCCCTGGGGTGGCGCGCCCTGTACCTGATGGCCACCATCCCGGCCGCCGTGATCGTCTGGGTCATCGCCAAGAAGCTCAAGGAAACGCCCCAGTTCGAACTGCACCACAAGCTGACCGAGCTCGAAAAGAGCGGCAAGACGGCGGACGCGCACTCCCTGGCCCACGCGTACGGCGTCGAGCACTCCTCGTCAGCGCCGCTCAAGCGCATCTGGGAGCCGCACCTGCGCCGGAACACCATCGTGTTCTCCATCGCGTGGATCGTGAACTTCTTCGGTATCACCATCTTCAGCGTCCTGGGCAGCTCCGTGCTCAAGAACGCCAAGGGCGTGGAACTCTCCGACGCGTTCTGGATGCTGATCGTCATCAACCTGCTGGCCTACTTCGGCTATGTGTTCCACGGCTGGCTCGGGGACAAGATCGGCCGCAAGCGGACCATCATCGGCGGCTGGATCCTCTCCGGCATTTCCTTCGCCATCATGCTCAGCCCGCTGGCCAGCGACCCGTTCACCATCATCCTGACCTACGGCGCCGGCCTGTTCTTTTTGGTGGGTCCGTACGCGGCCATCCAGTACTTCATGGCCGAGTGCTACCCCGTGAGCTGCCGGGCCACCGGAACCGCGTTCATCGGCGCCATGAGCCAGCCCGGAACCATCATCGGCGGCGCCATCTTCACCGCCATCGCCGCGGGGAGCGGCACCGGCAGCGCAGCCCTCTGGGTCGGTGCTCTGGGCACCTTGGTCTCCGGGCTCCTGATGATCGCCGCCAAGCCCCCTGCTGAAGCCCTGATGGAGGACCACCCCCATGACGTCGCCTAACAGAGTCGCCATCATCACCGGCGCCGCCAGCGGCATCGGCCGCGCCCTCGCCGTCCACTACGCCCGCCAGGGGGTGGTGTCCGTCATCGGCACCTTCCCGGGCGATCCCCACGATCCGGAGGAAACCCTCCGGCTGGTCAAGGAGGCCAACGGTGAGGCGGTGATCCACGAGGTGGATGTCCGCACCACCGCGTCCGTGGATGCCCTGGCGCAGCGGGCCGTGGACGAGTACGGCCGGCTGGACTACGCGATCGCCAACGCGGGCATCCTCCGCAATTCCCCGCTGGGGGAGATGACGGATGAGCGCTGGCACGACATGCTCAACGTGGACCTCACCGGCGTGCTGCGCACGCTGCGTGCCGGGGCGGAGAGAATGACCGACGGCGGCGCGCTGGTTGCGGTGTCCTCCATCGCCGGCGGGGTGTACGGGTGGGAGGAACACGCCCACTATGCCGCTGCCAAGGCAGGGGTGCTGGGCCTGGTCCGCAGCGTGGCCGTGGAACTGGGTCCACGGCAGATCCGGGCCAACGCCGTGATCCCCGGCCTTATTGAGACCCCGCAGTCCCTGGACCCGGTGAATTCCCTGGGCCCCGAGGGGCTGCAACGTGCCGGGAATGACATCCCCTGGGGCCGGGTGGGAAAGCCGGAGGAAGTGGCCAGCGTGATCGGGTTCCTCACCTCCGACGACTCCCGCTACATCACGGGGCAGGCGCTGGTGGTTGATGGCGGCCTCACCGTGAAGATGCGCGCCTGACGGCGCCCTGACAGCCCGCCTCACAACGAAAGGACACCATGAACACATCGACTGCTGACCAAGCGTCCGGAAACGCCCAGGCAGGAAACGGCCGCCGGGTGGTGGTCACCGGCGGTTCCAGCGGGATCGGCAAAGCCATCGCCGAGGCCTTCCTAGCCAACGGGGACCGGGTGGCGGTGCTGGACCGGGCCGGCGGGGACGGTGCCATCCGCGTGGACGTGGCCGATGAAGCCAGCGTGCAGGCTGCCTTCGCCGAGGCCCGGGAGAGGCTGGGCGGCATCGACGTCCTGGTCAACAGCGCCGGCCTGCTGACGGAGTCGCCGCTGGAGGACATGTCCCTGGCCATGTGGAACGAGACCCTCACGGTGGACCTGACCGGTGTGTTCCTGTGCTGCCGGGAGGTGGTGGGGGAGATGCGGCAGCGCAAGTGGGGCCGCATCATCAACATCGCCTCCCAGTTGGCCATTAAGGGCGGCGTGGGGCTGACGCATTACAGTGCGGCCAAAGCCGGTGTCGTGGGCCTGTCCAAAGCCCTGGCCCTGGAAACCGCGGCGGACAATGTGCTGGTCAACTGCATCGCCCCGGGCCCGATCGAGACGCCGCTGGTGGAGGGCATCTCGGAGAGCTGGAAGGCCGCGAAGCGCGCCGAGCTTCCGCTGGGAAGGTTCGGGACGCCGGAGGAAGTGGCGCCCGCCGCCGTGCTGCTGGCCAGCGACCCCGGCGGAAACCTGTTCGTCGGGCAGACGCTGGGGCCCAACTCCGGCGACGTGATGCCGTAAGGAAAGGGAACAACATGTGCGGTGCCTGCGGAAGGACCACCGTGGCGGACCCTGCCCTGGGGCCGGTGCGGACCATGCGGCAACACCTGATCGTGGCAGCCACGGTCAACGCCGTCTGCGCCGGCCTCCCGGGCGCCCCGAAGGTGACCGCATTCAAGGACGGCTGGCTCATGACGGGCCCCGCCGGTGCCTCCAGCCAGTGCCATACCGTCGAGGAACTGTGGTCCGCCGTGCTCGGCTGTTTCACCGACGCGTCGGTTCTGGACCGGCTGCGAAGGCGCCGGCAGGCGTATGCGGCGGATCCAGACAATGCGGGCCTGCCCGCACGGGCTGCCGGTCTTGCCGGACCCCAAACACAAGGAGATTGTGCATGACTGATTATTCCCCGCTCTGGTCACCCATCCGGATCGGTGCCACCGAGCTGGAGAACAGAGTGGCACTGGCTCCCATGACGCGCATCAGCGCCACCGAGGACGGACATGCCACCGAGAGAATGGCGTCCTACTATCGGAACTTTGCGCGCGGCGGCTTTGGGCTGCTGATCACGGAAGGCATCTACCCGGACACCGCCCACAGCCAGGGCTACCACTTCCAGCCGGGCATCGCGACGGAGGAGCAGGCCCGGTCCTGGGCGAATGTGGTGGACGGCGTGCACGCGGCGGGCTCGAAGATTTTCGCGCAGCTCATGCACGCGGGGGCGCAGAGCCAGGGGAACCGGTATGTGACCTCCTCGGTGGGGCCATCGGCGGTGGCACCCAAGGGGGAGCAGCTGGGATTTTACCGCGGCGAAGGCCCGTATCCTGTTCCTTCCGCGATCACGTTGTCCCAGATGAAAGAGGTCCGGGACGGGTTCGTCACGGCAGCGCTGCGGGCGCAGCAGGCCGGGTTCGACGGCGTGGAGATCCATGGTGCCAACGGGTACCTGCTGGACCAGTTCCTCACGGACTACCTGAACCAGCGCGACGACCGCTACGGCGGGTCAGCGGAAAACAGGGTGCGGCTTGCCGCTGAAATCTGCCACGACGTCCGCGAGGCCGTTGGTCCGGATATGACGGTGGGGATCCGCATCTCCCAGTCCAAGGTCAGCGACACCGAGCACAAGTGGGGCGGGGGAGTGGCGGAAGCCGAGGTCATCTTCGGCACCCTGGGTGCCACGGGGATCGATTTTGTCCACACCACCGAGTACCGTGCCGCTGAGCCCGCGTTCGCGGATGCGGAGGAAACCCTGGCTGCGCTGGCCAAGCGGTACTCCGGGGTGCCGGTGATCGCCAACGGCAAGCTCGATGATCCGGATACGGCCGCTTCAATGCTGGCGGACGGCTCAGCTGACGTTGTCGCCCTGGGCAAGGGAGCCCTGGCCAACCGGAACTGGCCGCACCTTGTCCGCAACAACCTGGAATTCGGGGAGCTCGACCCCGCCGTCTTCGCTCCTTTGGCGGACGTCAAGGACTGGGAGCTGGAGGATCCCGCATAAGCGGTCCCTAACGATTGGCGGTGTGACACCCGGCGCCAGGCCGGGTGTCACACGGTTCTCACCCCACCGGCCGGGTCAGACGGCCGAGCAGCTAGCCCACCAGGCGCAGGCGGAAGCACGAACTGGACGTGCGTGAGGTCGGTCGGGGCCAGTGCCGCCGCGCCCTCCCGCTGCCAGCGCAGCGTGGCGCGCGAGAGTAGGAATCCGGGGCTCTCGCCGGGGTTGAGCGGCATCAGCCGCCTGCTATCTTGACCAGCGCGGCCGCGGTCTGGAGCCAGTCGGCGGTGATGGCGGGCCGGACCTGATGCCACAGACTCTCTTTTGTCCAGAGTGCCGCAGTCTGTGGCGGCGGTCCTACGGGCTGGTGAGTCTTGCCACGTTATTT is a window from the Arthrobacter sp. NicSoilC5 genome containing:
- a CDS encoding acetyl-CoA carboxylase, giving the protein MATIVSPLPGVFYRKPGPGKPPFANEGDTIEVGQTIGIVEIMKQFTEIQSDVAGTLESFEVNEGDMVNPGDSIVVIREG
- the pxpA gene encoding 5-oxoprolinase subunit PxpA, encoding MTETTPARVLLNSDMGEGFGLHEFGNDAALMEIIDVANVACGYHAGDPDVMNRTVALAAEHGVAVGAHPGLPDPMGFGRRRMVLTPEEVESIILYQTGALTAFLAKNGLSLNHIKPHGALYGMLAGDEDLMQAAAGTAKQFGVPFYGLAGTAHESVCRAVGVDFVAELYVDLNYGPGGELLIQRRPAPTDPEAAAERVSRAVAGGPVPAVDGTPLNIAFQSICVHSDAPNAVAVASAVRKALDSSRSTHS
- a CDS encoding helix-turn-helix domain-containing protein, which translates into the protein MRVADLAADSALNIRLAVPGSPGRLARPIAWCAPTEHMDPTPFLSVNALLLTNGMGLNVKDYRIWDAYVERLMSVPVSGLVFGLGAAHRELPPGLVKACEAHGLPLLELPPEVPFIQVMRHVDQLIAAERYAELRAGWDLADECTRLAAGGHSLAQVLERVATTIRARVAVLDHNGFELMAAGTAGGGTARTILSLPSGGILRFRLAIEGIKSSLVLQPLLGPVAAVIAMQLSYTLGSRSPLHSREAARLIEALYEARGTPAPALRRYAAEAGFEPDREWGVVLIGGAGEVAPAKLRTIAWRVRVGLQAEFVTVRFMEEAGLTTVLVQRGEAGMELMEAVQKSFQDAPELSAVVSGCGNLDELPLVLQLARRRVGEPGLHQAPVADLAGVVEGLPGAGLVAMSRRLLAPLMSDGGTALRETLEVYLRYSGNTRETCTELFIHRNTLTYRLRKIEELLRVDLDDGEVRATCLLALRIVAAGT
- a CDS encoding LacI family DNA-binding transcriptional regulator; amino-acid sequence: MKEKADGGGTVTLKDLARELGVHPSTVSRVLHSGSDVAKGAASAATAERVRELARKLGYSPDPQAASLRTRRTKLLGVIVPRLSDLVLAIMYEGIDEASAEVGYSAFVMNSRDDPDEQRRKIDLMLARRVDGLIIGDAHLDGSLLQELTDRKVPFVLMNRRVPGYPSATCDDVVGGELVASHLWEMGHRQVAVIAGEPYASTAVDRTAGFLDRWRSLGGTISDDDVVWSKFDTAGGREAGDKILTSGKPRPTAIFAVNDFAAIGAMGALRSHGLTVGQDVAVVGYNDTSLAAELPIPLTSVHSPMADIGRTAVQLIQAVLRGEKPEPVQLEPTLLVRESSAARAPAEMAAN
- a CDS encoding asparaginase, with product MTVTDSHVVLLATGGTISSRSSEAGGAVASDTGEQVFKALGPRVSHPVRVLDVFQKGSYLLTFDDMLRICATIQEVLKDPNVLGVVVTHGTDTMEETAYLADLTHTDERPVVFTGSQRAADSDAPDGPDNLARAIAVAGSKDGRGKGVMVHFAGTIFPAAGVRKSQTLRLNAFANPDFGVLGQVSAQGEVAMDGSGGRLEALPLPQPGGGSPRVDLVAAYPGADSTLMHAALEAGAEGIVLQGTGSGNANASLCAEVAAAVASGAVVVTSTRVDAGPVVPIYGAGGGGEDLRVAGAISSGHLRPSQSLILLSLLLRINPDRDRITEIFAQRGRPPEPSA
- a CDS encoding polysaccharide deacetylase, with protein sequence MAKDIQVAFGVDVDAVAGMLGSYGGEDSPCDISRGLFSGEVGGPRLIRLFQKYNLPATWFVPGHSIETFPELTQMIVDAGHEIGVHGYSHENPIAMTREQETAILDRAIELIEKVSGRRPTGYVAPWWEFSPVTNEILLERGIKYDHSLMHRDFEPYYVRVGDSWKKIDYTKDAQTWMEPLKRGQETDLVEIPANWYLDDLPPMMFIKASPNSHGFVNPRDIEEMWRDQFDWVYREMDQAVFTMTIHPDVSGRPQVLLMLERLIEHINSHEGVTWCTFDQIADSFLARSPRKDNKS
- a CDS encoding MFS transporter; the encoded protein is MSIQEPVVDLSQPRPDEKRRFPVFSKRHTTTATVLALLAWTVAVFDYGLFGTLLPAMQQEFGWSAPEAYAINTWIAVGTAIVCFGIGPVIDRLGRRKGMMTTIGGTAVVSGLTALIPTGIPFLSNAMLVVVRSFGGLGFSEQAVNATYMNEVYQVTEVADKRKRPGFHYSFIQGGWPLGFLLASALALAFLPSLGWRALYLMATIPAAVIVWVIAKKLKETPQFELHHKLTELEKSGKTADAHSLAHAYGVEHSSSAPLKRIWEPHLRRNTIVFSIAWIVNFFGITIFSVLGSSVLKNAKGVELSDAFWMLIVINLLAYFGYVFHGWLGDKIGRKRTIIGGWILSGISFAIMLSPLASDPFTIILTYGAGLFFLVGPYAAIQYFMAECYPVSCRATGTAFIGAMSQPGTIIGGAIFTAIAAGSGTGSAALWVGALGTLVSGLLMIAAKPPAEALMEDHPHDVA
- a CDS encoding SDR family oxidoreductase, with protein sequence MTSPNRVAIITGAASGIGRALAVHYARQGVVSVIGTFPGDPHDPEETLRLVKEANGEAVIHEVDVRTTASVDALAQRAVDEYGRLDYAIANAGILRNSPLGEMTDERWHDMLNVDLTGVLRTLRAGAERMTDGGALVAVSSIAGGVYGWEEHAHYAAAKAGVLGLVRSVAVELGPRQIRANAVIPGLIETPQSLDPVNSLGPEGLQRAGNDIPWGRVGKPEEVASVIGFLTSDDSRYITGQALVVDGGLTVKMRA
- a CDS encoding SDR family NAD(P)-dependent oxidoreductase, translated to MNTSTADQASGNAQAGNGRRVVVTGGSSGIGKAIAEAFLANGDRVAVLDRAGGDGAIRVDVADEASVQAAFAEARERLGGIDVLVNSAGLLTESPLEDMSLAMWNETLTVDLTGVFLCCREVVGEMRQRKWGRIINIASQLAIKGGVGLTHYSAAKAGVVGLSKALALETAADNVLVNCIAPGPIETPLVEGISESWKAAKRAELPLGRFGTPEEVAPAAVLLASDPGGNLFVGQTLGPNSGDVMP
- a CDS encoding NADH:flavin oxidoreductase, with the translated sequence MTDYSPLWSPIRIGATELENRVALAPMTRISATEDGHATERMASYYRNFARGGFGLLITEGIYPDTAHSQGYHFQPGIATEEQARSWANVVDGVHAAGSKIFAQLMHAGAQSQGNRYVTSSVGPSAVAPKGEQLGFYRGEGPYPVPSAITLSQMKEVRDGFVTAALRAQQAGFDGVEIHGANGYLLDQFLTDYLNQRDDRYGGSAENRVRLAAEICHDVREAVGPDMTVGIRISQSKVSDTEHKWGGGVAEAEVIFGTLGATGIDFVHTTEYRAAEPAFADAEETLAALAKRYSGVPVIANGKLDDPDTAASMLADGSADVVALGKGALANRNWPHLVRNNLEFGELDPAVFAPLADVKDWELEDPA